One stretch of Streptomyces peucetius DNA includes these proteins:
- a CDS encoding HAD domain-containing protein yields the protein MSTSAPRPLLFLDVDGPLIPFGGVPRQYPARGEEPDPDPCGPGRNPLLSRIDPSHGPRLAALPCELVWATTWMADANECVAPRLGLPPLPVVAWPERSATDEQDARDGLHWKTRTLVERAAGRPFAWVDDEITDTDRAWVATHHRRPALLRRVDARLGLTDADFAALGAWLSDVSTTLPP from the coding sequence GTGTCCACTTCAGCGCCGCGTCCGCTGCTCTTCCTCGACGTGGACGGGCCGCTCATCCCGTTCGGCGGGGTGCCGCGGCAGTATCCGGCCCGGGGCGAAGAGCCGGATCCCGACCCCTGCGGGCCCGGCCGGAATCCGCTGCTCTCGCGTATCGACCCCTCGCACGGGCCCCGGCTGGCGGCCCTGCCGTGCGAGCTGGTCTGGGCGACGACCTGGATGGCCGACGCCAACGAGTGCGTCGCGCCGAGGCTCGGACTGCCGCCGTTGCCCGTGGTGGCCTGGCCGGAGCGGTCCGCCACCGACGAGCAGGACGCACGCGACGGGCTGCACTGGAAGACCCGCACCCTCGTCGAACGGGCAGCGGGACGCCCCTTCGCCTGGGTCGACGACGAGATCACCGACACCGACCGGGCCTGGGTCGCGACGCACCACCGCCGACCGGCCCTGCTGCGGCGCGTCGACGCGCGACTCGGTCTGACGGACGCCGACTTCGCCGCTCTCGGCGCCTGGCTGTCGGACGTCTCCACTACGTTGCCGCCATGA
- a CDS encoding carboxymuconolactone decarboxylase family protein, which produces MFTEHTLDSAPPASRRAMESTVKRLGHLPPAVARLAASPHLLDGFLRLSAAFEATTLDPMAREVVVMTVATRNGCHVCVAMHTGKLRALGASEELIAALCEERALHDERLEAVRQFTLEVFRTAGAVGDAELRAFLAHGFTSQNALEVVMGIGTYTMSTFANRLTRAEL; this is translated from the coding sequence ATGTTCACCGAGCACACCCTGGACTCCGCGCCGCCCGCCTCCCGCCGAGCCATGGAGTCGACCGTCAAGCGGCTCGGCCATCTGCCGCCCGCCGTCGCCAGGCTGGCCGCCTCCCCGCATCTCCTGGACGGGTTCCTCAGGCTCAGTGCCGCCTTCGAGGCGACGACGCTCGACCCCATGGCCCGGGAGGTGGTCGTGATGACGGTCGCCACGCGTAACGGATGCCATGTCTGCGTGGCCATGCACACCGGCAAGCTGCGTGCGCTCGGCGCGTCCGAGGAGCTGATCGCGGCACTGTGCGAGGAGCGCGCGCTTCACGACGAACGGCTCGAAGCGGTACGGCAGTTCACCCTCGAGGTGTTCCGTACCGCCGGCGCGGTCGGCGACGCGGAACTGCGCGCCTTCCTCGCCCACGGCTTCACCTCGCAGAACGCGCTGGAGGTGGTCATGGGCATCGGTACGTACACGATGTCGACGTTCGCCAACCGTCTGACGCGGGCCGAGCTCTGA
- a CDS encoding MarR family winged helix-turn-helix transcriptional regulator, whose amino-acid sequence MVDEPDPQNVNQVVEARKALSGPPAAPEPPGYELPLLLFAGFRSLIDKLHAELARQGHPDVRPAHGFAMQAIGTDGATASDLGRRLGVSKQAAGKTADRLLALGYAERAADPADARRKLIRLTPHGLDALARSAAIFDALRDEWARAIGPDRLRDLESALRTVTGPESFRLDAAGWLGGT is encoded by the coding sequence ATGGTTGACGAACCCGACCCGCAAAACGTAAACCAGGTTGTCGAAGCGCGCAAGGCGCTATCCGGGCCGCCCGCCGCACCCGAGCCGCCCGGCTACGAGCTGCCGCTGCTCCTCTTCGCCGGTTTCCGCTCCCTCATCGACAAGCTGCACGCCGAACTCGCCCGCCAGGGCCACCCCGACGTCCGCCCCGCCCACGGCTTCGCGATGCAGGCCATCGGCACGGACGGCGCCACCGCCAGCGACCTCGGCCGCCGCCTCGGCGTCTCCAAGCAGGCCGCGGGCAAGACCGCCGACCGCCTGCTCGCCCTCGGTTACGCGGAACGCGCGGCCGACCCGGCCGACGCCCGCCGCAAGCTGATCCGCCTCACCCCGCACGGCCTGGACGCGCTGGCCCGCTCGGCCGCGATCTTCGACGCGCTCCGGGACGAGTGGGCGCGGGCGATCGGCCCCGACCGCCTGCGCGACCTAGAATCCGCCCTGCGCACGGTCACCGGGCCGGAGAGCTTCCGCCTGGACGCGGCGGGCTGGCTGGGCGGCACGTGA